In a genomic window of Variovorax paradoxus:
- a CDS encoding urease accessory protein UreD, translated as MPWHARLHLSYRHEAERTVARFRHDGPLRILQSLYPEGDTVCHNVLVHPPGGLVGGDTLEIEVEAAAGSHGLVTTPGASRFYRSEGERAVQRTRLRLAAGARLEWLPLEAICYSGCVAENRIAIEAEPGAEMIGWDVTALGLPHARQPFERGSLLQHIEAPGVWLERGRIDAADQRLLQSPLGLGGHRCLASLFYVAGTPAARARREALLAFARERIEAQGLADSAGATSPHAEVVLLRVLAPVVEPAMRLLRQVWQDWRAELWSLPAATPRIWST; from the coding sequence ATGCCCTGGCACGCCCGCCTCCATCTCTCCTACCGCCACGAAGCCGAGCGCACCGTCGCCCGCTTCCGCCACGACGGCCCGCTGCGCATCCTGCAGAGCCTCTACCCCGAGGGCGACACCGTCTGCCACAACGTGCTGGTGCATCCGCCGGGCGGCCTGGTGGGCGGCGACACGCTCGAGATCGAGGTCGAGGCCGCCGCGGGCAGCCATGGCCTGGTGACCACGCCCGGCGCCTCGCGCTTCTACCGCAGCGAGGGCGAGCGCGCGGTGCAGCGCACCCGGCTGCGCCTGGCGGCCGGCGCGCGGCTCGAATGGCTGCCGCTCGAGGCCATCTGCTACAGCGGCTGCGTGGCCGAGAACCGCATCGCCATCGAGGCCGAACCCGGCGCCGAGATGATCGGCTGGGACGTGACGGCGCTGGGCCTGCCGCATGCGCGCCAGCCCTTCGAGCGCGGCAGCCTGCTGCAGCACATCGAGGCGCCCGGCGTGTGGCTCGAGCGCGGCCGCATCGACGCGGCCGACCAGCGGCTGCTGCAAAGCCCGCTGGGCCTGGGCGGCCACCGCTGCCTGGCTTCGCTGTTCTACGTGGCGGGCACGCCGGCCGCGCGCGCCCGGCGCGAGGCGCTGCTCGCGTTCGCGCGCGAACGCATCGAGGCCCAGGGCCTGGCCGACAGCGCCGGTGCCACCAGCCCGCATGCCGAGGTGGTGCTGCTGCGCGTGCTCGCGCCGGTGGTCGAACCCGCGATGCGGCTGCTGCGCCAGGTGTGGCAGGACTGGCGCGCCGAGCTGTGGTCGCTGCCGGCCGCCACGCCGCGCATCTGGTCGACCTGA